Proteins encoded in a region of the Nonomuraea helvata genome:
- a CDS encoding LysR family transcriptional regulator encodes MNLQQLRYVVATAEHRTMTDAARSLYIAQPALSRAIRDLERELGMTLFARSGRGVVVTAQGRRVVKLAREALDAVHEIESLANTSGVTDAELRIASTPSLEPGLAGRLLPAYAAEHPGVRVHIVRCDGRDAVVSAIRDQRADLGLTDLPVPTDLITHPLERQEIVLISPPGLELPNPVPMGKLHGMRLALPARGSMRRRELDAMFGKYAVSPVVVLETDERNGWLNAVRAGQASLLWYRGMAEQAARAGLIVRSLEPAVRRVIAVVHARRRLPLIAQDFLATAEKGTAA; translated from the coding sequence ATGAATCTCCAGCAGCTCCGCTATGTGGTCGCGACTGCGGAGCACCGCACCATGACCGACGCGGCCAGATCGCTTTACATCGCGCAGCCTGCGCTGTCACGCGCGATCCGCGATCTTGAGCGAGAGCTAGGCATGACGCTCTTCGCTCGTTCCGGCCGCGGCGTGGTCGTCACCGCCCAAGGTCGTCGGGTGGTCAAGCTGGCGAGGGAGGCGCTCGATGCCGTTCACGAGATCGAGAGCCTGGCCAACACCAGCGGAGTCACGGACGCCGAGCTCCGCATCGCCTCCACGCCCAGCCTCGAACCCGGCCTCGCCGGACGGCTGCTCCCGGCCTACGCGGCCGAGCACCCGGGAGTACGCGTGCACATCGTCCGCTGCGACGGCAGAGACGCCGTGGTCAGCGCCATCAGGGACCAGCGGGCCGACCTCGGGCTCACCGATCTGCCCGTCCCCACCGACCTCATCACCCACCCGCTCGAGCGCCAGGAGATCGTGCTGATCTCCCCGCCCGGGCTCGAACTCCCCAATCCGGTGCCGATGGGCAAGCTGCACGGCATGCGCCTGGCACTCCCGGCCCGCGGCAGCATGCGGCGCAGGGAGCTGGACGCGATGTTCGGCAAGTACGCGGTGAGCCCCGTGGTCGTGCTCGAAACCGACGAGCGCAACGGCTGGCTCAACGCCGTACGCGCCGGCCAGGCGTCGTTGCTCTGGTACCGCGGCATGGCCGAACAGGCCGCCCGCGCAGGCTTGATCGTGCGCTCGCTCGAGCCCGCCGTGCGTCGCGTCATCGCCGTCGTGCACGCCCGCCGCCGCCTCCCGCTGATCGCCCAGGACTTCCTGGCGACGGCAGAAAAGGGGACAGCAGCCTGA
- a CDS encoding response regulator transcription factor, giving the protein MRVLVVEDERRMAAALQRGLQAEGFAVDLAHDGEEGLHAARQGDYDIVVLDIMLPRLSGYNVCKQLRAEENWVPILMLSAKDGEYDMADGLDLGADDYLTKPFSYVVLVARLRALLRRDSGRRPSVLVAGDLSLDPARRRVERGESVIELTPREFSLLEYLIRRRDEVVSKAEILEHVWDTFDTDPNVVEVYVGYLRRKIDAPFGRNALQTVRGAGYRLAGDGG; this is encoded by the coding sequence ATGAGAGTACTTGTCGTCGAGGACGAACGGCGGATGGCCGCCGCGCTTCAGCGGGGGCTCCAAGCTGAGGGGTTCGCGGTGGACCTCGCCCACGACGGCGAGGAAGGGCTCCACGCGGCCAGGCAGGGCGACTACGACATCGTGGTGCTCGACATCATGCTGCCCAGGCTGTCGGGCTACAACGTGTGCAAGCAGCTGCGCGCCGAGGAGAACTGGGTGCCGATCCTCATGCTCTCCGCCAAGGACGGCGAATACGACATGGCCGACGGGCTGGACCTGGGGGCCGACGACTACCTGACCAAGCCGTTCTCGTACGTGGTGCTGGTGGCGAGGCTGCGGGCGCTGCTGCGGCGCGACTCGGGGCGGCGGCCGTCGGTGCTGGTGGCGGGCGATCTGTCGCTGGACCCGGCGCGGCGCAGGGTCGAGCGGGGCGAGAGCGTGATCGAGCTGACGCCGAGGGAGTTCTCGCTGCTGGAGTACCTGATCCGGCGGCGGGACGAGGTCGTGTCCAAGGCGGAGATCCTCGAGCACGTCTGGGACACCTTCGACACCGACCCGAACGTCGTCGAGGTGTACGTCGGCTACCTGCGTCGCAAGATCGACGCCCCCTTCGGCAGGAACGCGCTCCAGACCGTGCGCGGCGCGGGCTACCGCCTGGCGGGCGACGGTGGCTGA
- a CDS encoding HAMP domain-containing sensor histidine kinase, protein MADSPLLWWRRQGLRFRLTAAAAAVLALALAVSASVLLSVLERALMDTVDESIRQQAQSVRVAADAGTLTSPITTHDGTIVQVIDAQGRITHVTYGTDRLVPLLDAQARAKVLKHGQATLLDGRPYAIPGPLWVIVLRADHGQTVIAARPISEIQTSLGTAGRVLLVGTPALIVLLAVASWLMIGRTLRPIAALRRGAAEITHTARSRRLPVPQSRDEVHSLATTLNDMLARLEEAEQRQRALVSDAAHELRSPLASIRLQLEVALGHPEGQDWQETAEGVLEDTMRLSRLAEDLLALARLDERGGVPARREPVELDEVVRQTVDRYAEARLTVCDPVVVRGDALDLSRVLTNLMDNAVRHTSSKVEVALTADGVLTVTDDGPGIPEQDRERVFNRFTRLDSGRSRDEGGTGLGLAIVRETVRAHGGTVVLEDAGPGLRAVVRLPVSP, encoded by the coding sequence GTGGCTGACTCCCCGCTCCTGTGGTGGCGGCGGCAGGGGCTGCGGTTCAGGCTCACGGCGGCGGCCGCCGCGGTGCTCGCACTGGCGCTGGCCGTGTCGGCGTCGGTGCTGCTCAGCGTGCTGGAGCGGGCGCTCATGGACACGGTGGACGAGTCCATCAGGCAGCAGGCCCAGTCCGTGCGCGTGGCGGCCGACGCGGGCACGCTGACCAGCCCCATCACCACGCACGACGGCACGATCGTGCAGGTCATCGACGCCCAGGGGCGGATCACACACGTCACGTACGGCACCGACCGGCTCGTTCCGCTACTGGACGCCCAGGCCAGGGCAAAGGTGCTGAAGCACGGGCAGGCCACGCTCCTGGACGGCCGGCCGTACGCGATCCCCGGGCCGCTGTGGGTGATCGTGCTCCGCGCGGACCACGGGCAGACCGTGATCGCGGCCAGGCCCATCAGCGAGATCCAGACCAGCCTGGGCACGGCAGGCAGGGTGCTGCTGGTGGGCACGCCCGCGCTGATCGTGCTGCTCGCGGTGGCGAGCTGGCTCATGATCGGTCGCACGCTGCGCCCGATCGCGGCGCTGCGCAGGGGCGCGGCTGAGATCACGCACACGGCCAGATCGCGCCGGCTGCCGGTGCCGCAGTCACGCGACGAGGTGCACTCGCTGGCCACCACGCTGAACGACATGCTCGCCCGGCTGGAGGAGGCGGAGCAGCGCCAGCGGGCGCTGGTCTCCGACGCCGCGCACGAGCTGCGCAGCCCTCTGGCCAGCATCAGGCTGCAGCTGGAGGTCGCGCTCGGGCATCCCGAGGGTCAGGACTGGCAGGAGACCGCCGAGGGCGTCCTGGAGGACACGATGCGGCTGTCCAGGCTGGCCGAGGACCTGCTGGCGCTGGCCAGGCTGGACGAGCGGGGCGGCGTGCCCGCCAGGCGCGAGCCCGTCGAGCTGGACGAGGTGGTGCGGCAGACCGTCGACAGGTACGCCGAGGCGCGCCTGACGGTGTGCGACCCGGTCGTGGTGCGGGGCGACGCCCTCGACCTGAGCCGGGTGTTGACGAACCTGATGGACAACGCGGTACGTCATACCTCGTCGAAGGTCGAGGTGGCGCTGACCGCGGACGGCGTGCTGACGGTGACCGACGACGGGCCGGGCATTCCCGAGCAGGATCGCGAGCGCGTCTTCAACCGTTTCACCAGGCTGGATTCCGGTCGCAGCCGTGACGAGGGCGGCACCGGGCTGGGGCTGGCCATCGTACGCGAGACCGTGCGGGCGCACGGCGGGACGGTCGTCCTGGAGGACGCCGGGCCCGGGCTGCGGGCTGTGGTGCGGCTGCCCGTCTCCCCCTGA
- a CDS encoding neutral zinc metallopeptidase: protein MGVIGVIGTVVGSVAALFVLLVIGAALLKSSSRSETTTPVAIPTYEPSESSTDEPTPDWTPTRSHSEEPTQQETSEPETTPTQPQQPRATLNTSLKNNTMYRAGSLPRLSCPAGNANIFSHSQLKALILKTGKCMDQAWGPILEKQGIQFSPPSYAIAAKRGRGACGDYPSAGSMVPYYCPRNNTIYASTSAMARGNGNARGYGQIISWHGGIISMLAHEYGHHVQNITGVMNSWWQATVDSSGQSGKLALSRRLELQATCLGGMWMRSVASSYPVTTSLRSRLFWFYGQVGDYPGWPRDHGRPANNNLWFRQGWEKSKTYQCNTWLAPASTVS, encoded by the coding sequence ATGGGCGTCATCGGCGTGATCGGCACCGTGGTCGGTTCGGTCGCGGCGCTGTTCGTGCTGCTCGTCATCGGGGCGGCGTTGCTCAAGAGCTCGTCGAGGTCGGAGACGACGACGCCGGTCGCCATCCCGACGTACGAGCCGTCGGAGAGCAGCACCGACGAGCCCACCCCCGACTGGACGCCGACGCGGTCGCACTCCGAGGAGCCCACCCAGCAGGAGACCAGCGAGCCGGAGACGACGCCCACCCAGCCGCAGCAGCCCAGGGCCACCCTCAACACGAGCCTGAAGAACAACACCATGTACCGGGCCGGCTCACTGCCCAGGTTGAGCTGCCCCGCCGGCAACGCGAACATCTTCAGCCACAGCCAGCTCAAGGCGCTGATCCTGAAGACCGGCAAGTGCATGGACCAGGCATGGGGCCCGATCCTGGAGAAGCAGGGCATCCAGTTCAGCCCGCCCAGCTACGCCATCGCGGCCAAGCGGGGCAGGGGCGCGTGCGGCGACTACCCGTCGGCCGGCAGCATGGTGCCGTACTACTGCCCGCGCAACAACACGATCTACGCCTCCACCTCGGCCATGGCGAGGGGCAACGGCAACGCCCGCGGGTACGGCCAGATCATCTCCTGGCACGGCGGCATCATCAGCATGCTGGCCCATGAGTACGGGCACCACGTCCAGAACATCACGGGCGTGATGAACTCCTGGTGGCAGGCGACCGTCGACTCCTCCGGCCAGAGCGGCAAGCTGGCGCTCAGCAGGCGGCTGGAGCTGCAGGCCACCTGTCTCGGCGGCATGTGGATGCGGTCGGTGGCGTCGTCGTACCCGGTGACCACCTCCCTGCGCTCCCGCCTGTTCTGGTTCTACGGCCAGGTGGGCGACTATCCGGGCTGGCCGCGCGACCACGGCAGGCCCGCGAACAACAACCTCTGGTTCAGGCAGGGCTGGGAGAAGAGCAAGACGTACCAGTGCAACACCTGGCTCGCGCCCGCCTCGACGGTCTCCTGA